One genomic window of Quercus lobata isolate SW786 chromosome 9, ValleyOak3.0 Primary Assembly, whole genome shotgun sequence includes the following:
- the LOC115960340 gene encoding G-type lectin S-receptor-like serine/threonine-protein kinase RKS1 isoform X4 yields the protein MACWILDWPKIGIIRRSLWQENTWAEIWFLPQELCDKYLHCGPNSYCDPHNLVISKCECFPGFEPKSSRDCMREKQGVSMCNNGEGFVKLAHMKLPDTSTAQADMSLSMKECEQKCLRNCSCMAYASTNESEGGIGCLTWQGDLVDARTYPDVGQDLYIRVDAVVLAQHAKKNGLTQKKRMLAILGVSVAVMFLLIVSVVYCFVMKKKKEMRHGTNSDSADSTLTYFEDSPSRKDLDGTRRNSNLPLFDLRIIIAATDNFSIANKLGQGGFGPVYKGLLQNRMEIVVKRLSKCSGQGIEQFKTEVVLIAKLQHRNLVRILGCCIHKEEKMLIYEYLPNKSLDSFIFDETKRSCLDWVKRFEIICGIARGILYLHQDSRLRIIHRDLKASNVLLDNALNPKISDFGMARIVGGDQIEANTNCIVGTFGYMSPEYAMQGLFSIKSDVYSFGVLLLEIITGKKNSSYHHDGPSANLIGHVWDLWREDNSMKIVDPLLDEAYPANEVSRCIQIGLLCVQEHATDRPTMSTVVFMLGNDTHLPSPKQPAFILMGTYNSTNGSTSAASNSVNEITLSKIDGR from the exons ATGGCGTGCTGGATCTTGGACTGGCCTAAGATTG GAATTATTCGACGGTCTTTATGGCAGGAGAATACATGGGCCGAAATTTGGTTCCTCCCACAAGAGTTGTGCGATAAGTATTTGCATTGCGGTCCAAATAGTTATTGTGACCCACACAATTTGGTCATTTCCAAGTGCGAGTGCTTTCCTGGATTTGAACCCAAGTCATCTCGTGATTGCATGAGGGAAAAGCAAGGAGTGTCCATGTGCAACAATGGAGAAGGGTTCGTGAAGTTGGCACATATGAAGTTGCCGGATACTTCAACAGCACAAGCGGACATGAGTTTGAGTATGAAAGAGTGTGAGCAAAAGTGTTTGAGGAATTGTTCTTGTATGGCTTATGCAAGTACAAATGAGAGTGAGGGAGGGATTGGTTGCTTGACATGGCAAGGGGACTTGGTGGACGCAAGAACATATCCTGATGTAGGACAAGATTTATACATACGTGTGGATGCAGTTGTATTAG cTCAACATGCTAAGAAAAATGGTCTTACTCAGAAAAAGAGGATGCTGGCAATTCTGGGAGTTTCTGTTGCTGTAATGTTTCTTCTTATAGTTTCAGTTGTGTATTGTTTtgtaatgaagaagaagaaag AGATGAGGCATGGCACAAATTCAGATAGTGCTGACTCCACCTTAACATACTTCGAGGACTCTCCGAGTAGAAAGGACCTCGATGGAACTAGAAGAAATTCAAATTTACCATTATTTGATCTAAGAATCATAATTGCAGCTACAGATAACTTCTCTATTGCTAACAAGCTTGGCCAAGGTGGTTTTGGCCCAGTTTATAAG GGTTTGCTACAAAATAGAATGGAGATAGTAGTAAAAAGACTATCAAAATGCTCTGGACAAGGAATAGAACAATTCAAAACAGAAGTTGTACTAATTGCTAAACTCCAACATAGAAACCTTGTGAGAATTTTAGGTTGTTGCATTCACAAAGAAGAGAAGATGTTGATCTATGAGTACTTGCCAAATAAAAGCCTGGATTCTTTCATTTTTG ATGAAACAAAAAGGTCATGCTTAGATTGGGTAAAGCGATTTGAGATTATTTGCGGAATTGCTCGAGGGATCTTATATCTtcatcaagattcaagattaaGAATTATCCATAGAGATTTAAAGGCCAGCAATGTTCTACTTGACAATGCATTGaatccaaaaatttcagattttggtaTGGCTAGAATTGTTGGAGGGGATCAAATTGAAGCTAATACAAATTGCATTGTTGGAACATT TGGTTATATGTCACCTGAGTATGCAATGCAAGGACTATTTTCAATAAAGTCTGATGTATATAGCTTTGGGGTATTGCTGTTAGAGATCATTACTGGTAAAAAGAACAGTTCTTACCATCATGATGGTCCTTCTGCAAATTTGATTGGACAT GTTTGGGACCTATGGAGAGAAGACAATTCCATGAAAATAGTTGACCCATTACTAGATGAGGCATACCCTGCTAATGAAGTTTCAAGATGCATTCAAATTGGACTTTTGTGCGTGCAAGAACATGCAACAGACCGGCCAACCATGTCAACTGTTGTTTTCATGTTGGGTAATGACACTCATCTTCCTTCTCCAAAACAACCTGCATTTATTTTGATGGGTACTTACAATAGTACAAATGGATCAACTAGTGCAGCATCTAATTCAGTAAATGAAATAACACTTTCTAAAATTGATGGTCGTTGA
- the LOC115960340 gene encoding G-type lectin S-receptor-like serine/threonine-protein kinase RKS1 isoform X2, producing the protein MMNPAEGNTSLLLLSLLLVCPICASLDTITPDQPLKDGQLLLSNQKTFALGFFSPGRSSHRYVGIWFNQITEQTVVWVANRDAPLNDTSGVLSINSEGNLVLHTQNQTTPIWSTNVSFSVSFTNNSMAKLLDMGNLILVQQDSQRWQSFDYPTNTLLSFMKLGLDRRTGLNRFLTSWKSKDDPGIGNYSFRVVTTGYPQAVTYMGRTISWRAGSWTGLRLVGILPRMLSNYFNNSFVNNQDETTLMYSTFSNSADPKVISKLVVDESGIIRRSLWQENTWAEIWFLPQELCDKYLHCGPNSYCDPHNLVISKCECFPGFEPKSSRDCMREKQGVSMCNNGEGFVKLAHMKLPDTSTAQADMSLSMKECEQKCLRNCSCMAYASTNESEGGIGCLTWQGDLVDARTYPDVGQDLYIRVDAVVLAQHAKKNGLTQKKRMLAILGVSVAVMFLLIVSVVYCFVMKKKKEMRHGTNSDSADSTLTYFEDSPSRKDLDGTRRNSNLPLFDLRIIIAATDNFSIANKLGQGGFGPVYKGLLQNRMEIVVKRLSKCSGQGIEQFKTEVVLIAKLQHRNLVRILGCCIHKEEKMLIYEYLPNKSLDSFIFDETKRSCLDWVKRFEIICGIARGILYLHQDSRLRIIHRDLKASNVLLDNALNPKISDFGMARIVGGDQIEANTNCIVGTFGYMSPEYAMQGLFSIKSDVYSFGVLLLEIITGKKNSSYHHDGPSANLIGHVWDLWREDNSMKIVDPLLDEAYPANEVSRCIQIGLLCVQEHATDRPTMSTVVFMLGSDKSFKQ; encoded by the exons atgatgaatCCTGCTGAAGGGAATACATCATTGCTTCTTCTCTCCCTTCTTCTTGTTTGCCCAATCTGCGCTTCCCTTGACACCATAACACCAGACCAACCCCTCAAGGATGGTCAACTTCTGCTCTCAAACCAGAAAACCTTTGCACTTGGGTTTTTCAGCCCCGGCCGTTCCAGTCACCGCTACGTTGGAATTTGGTTTAACCAAATCACCGAACAAACCGTTGTGTGGGTTGCAAACAGAGACGCTCCTCTCAATGATACCTCCGGAGTCCTCTCCATCAACAGTGAGGGAAACCTTGTACTTCACACCCAAAACCAAACCACTCCTATTTGGTCCACCaatgtttctttttctgtcTCATTCACAAATAATTCTATGGCTAAGCTCTTAGATATGGGAAATCTTATTTTGGTTCAACAAGACAGCCAACGTTGGCAAAGTTTTGATTATCCCACCAATACTCTGCTTTCGTTTATGAAACTTGGCCTGGACCGGCGGACCGGGTTGAACCGGTTCCTAACATCTTGGAAGTCCAAAGATGACCCGGGAATCGGCAACTACTCATTTCGAGTAGTTACAACTGGGTACCCTCAAGCAGTCACATACATGGGTCGGACTATATCATGGCGTGCTGGATCTTGGACTGGCCTAAGATTGGTTGGTATACTGCCCAGAATGTTATCAAATTACTTCAATAATAGCTTTGTGAATAATCAAGATGAAACCACCCTTATGTACAGTACATTTTCAAATTCAGCTGACCCCAAAGTTATTTCTAAATTGGTGGTGGATGAATCAGGAATTATTCGACGGTCTTTATGGCAGGAGAATACATGGGCCGAAATTTGGTTCCTCCCACAAGAGTTGTGCGATAAGTATTTGCATTGCGGTCCAAATAGTTATTGTGACCCACACAATTTGGTCATTTCCAAGTGCGAGTGCTTTCCTGGATTTGAACCCAAGTCATCTCGTGATTGCATGAGGGAAAAGCAAGGAGTGTCCATGTGCAACAATGGAGAAGGGTTCGTGAAGTTGGCACATATGAAGTTGCCGGATACTTCAACAGCACAAGCGGACATGAGTTTGAGTATGAAAGAGTGTGAGCAAAAGTGTTTGAGGAATTGTTCTTGTATGGCTTATGCAAGTACAAATGAGAGTGAGGGAGGGATTGGTTGCTTGACATGGCAAGGGGACTTGGTGGACGCAAGAACATATCCTGATGTAGGACAAGATTTATACATACGTGTGGATGCAGTTGTATTAG cTCAACATGCTAAGAAAAATGGTCTTACTCAGAAAAAGAGGATGCTGGCAATTCTGGGAGTTTCTGTTGCTGTAATGTTTCTTCTTATAGTTTCAGTTGTGTATTGTTTtgtaatgaagaagaagaaag AGATGAGGCATGGCACAAATTCAGATAGTGCTGACTCCACCTTAACATACTTCGAGGACTCTCCGAGTAGAAAGGACCTCGATGGAACTAGAAGAAATTCAAATTTACCATTATTTGATCTAAGAATCATAATTGCAGCTACAGATAACTTCTCTATTGCTAACAAGCTTGGCCAAGGTGGTTTTGGCCCAGTTTATAAG GGTTTGCTACAAAATAGAATGGAGATAGTAGTAAAAAGACTATCAAAATGCTCTGGACAAGGAATAGAACAATTCAAAACAGAAGTTGTACTAATTGCTAAACTCCAACATAGAAACCTTGTGAGAATTTTAGGTTGTTGCATTCACAAAGAAGAGAAGATGTTGATCTATGAGTACTTGCCAAATAAAAGCCTGGATTCTTTCATTTTTG ATGAAACAAAAAGGTCATGCTTAGATTGGGTAAAGCGATTTGAGATTATTTGCGGAATTGCTCGAGGGATCTTATATCTtcatcaagattcaagattaaGAATTATCCATAGAGATTTAAAGGCCAGCAATGTTCTACTTGACAATGCATTGaatccaaaaatttcagattttggtaTGGCTAGAATTGTTGGAGGGGATCAAATTGAAGCTAATACAAATTGCATTGTTGGAACATT TGGTTATATGTCACCTGAGTATGCAATGCAAGGACTATTTTCAATAAAGTCTGATGTATATAGCTTTGGGGTATTGCTGTTAGAGATCATTACTGGTAAAAAGAACAGTTCTTACCATCATGATGGTCCTTCTGCAAATTTGATTGGACAT GTTTGGGACCTATGGAGAGAAGACAATTCCATGAAAATAGTTGACCCATTACTAGATGAGGCATACCCTGCTAATGAAGTTTCAAGATGCATTCAAATTGGACTTTTGTGCGTGCAAGAACATGCAACAGACCGGCCAACCATGTCAACTGTTGTTTTCATGTTGG GCAGTGACAAATCTTTTAAACAATGA
- the LOC115960340 gene encoding G-type lectin S-receptor-like serine/threonine-protein kinase RKS1 isoform X1 produces the protein MMNPAEGNTSLLLLSLLLVCPICASLDTITPDQPLKDGQLLLSNQKTFALGFFSPGRSSHRYVGIWFNQITEQTVVWVANRDAPLNDTSGVLSINSEGNLVLHTQNQTTPIWSTNVSFSVSFTNNSMAKLLDMGNLILVQQDSQRWQSFDYPTNTLLSFMKLGLDRRTGLNRFLTSWKSKDDPGIGNYSFRVVTTGYPQAVTYMGRTISWRAGSWTGLRLVGILPRMLSNYFNNSFVNNQDETTLMYSTFSNSADPKVISKLVVDESGIIRRSLWQENTWAEIWFLPQELCDKYLHCGPNSYCDPHNLVISKCECFPGFEPKSSRDCMREKQGVSMCNNGEGFVKLAHMKLPDTSTAQADMSLSMKECEQKCLRNCSCMAYASTNESEGGIGCLTWQGDLVDARTYPDVGQDLYIRVDAVVLAQHAKKNGLTQKKRMLAILGVSVAVMFLLIVSVVYCFVMKKKKEMRHGTNSDSADSTLTYFEDSPSRKDLDGTRRNSNLPLFDLRIIIAATDNFSIANKLGQGGFGPVYKGLLQNRMEIVVKRLSKCSGQGIEQFKTEVVLIAKLQHRNLVRILGCCIHKEEKMLIYEYLPNKSLDSFIFDETKRSCLDWVKRFEIICGIARGILYLHQDSRLRIIHRDLKASNVLLDNALNPKISDFGMARIVGGDQIEANTNCIVGTFGYMSPEYAMQGLFSIKSDVYSFGVLLLEIITGKKNSSYHHDGPSANLIGHVWDLWREDNSMKIVDPLLDEAYPANEVSRCIQIGLLCVQEHATDRPTMSTVVFMLGNDTHLPSPKQPAFILMGTYNSTNGSTSAASNSVNEITLSKIDGR, from the exons atgatgaatCCTGCTGAAGGGAATACATCATTGCTTCTTCTCTCCCTTCTTCTTGTTTGCCCAATCTGCGCTTCCCTTGACACCATAACACCAGACCAACCCCTCAAGGATGGTCAACTTCTGCTCTCAAACCAGAAAACCTTTGCACTTGGGTTTTTCAGCCCCGGCCGTTCCAGTCACCGCTACGTTGGAATTTGGTTTAACCAAATCACCGAACAAACCGTTGTGTGGGTTGCAAACAGAGACGCTCCTCTCAATGATACCTCCGGAGTCCTCTCCATCAACAGTGAGGGAAACCTTGTACTTCACACCCAAAACCAAACCACTCCTATTTGGTCCACCaatgtttctttttctgtcTCATTCACAAATAATTCTATGGCTAAGCTCTTAGATATGGGAAATCTTATTTTGGTTCAACAAGACAGCCAACGTTGGCAAAGTTTTGATTATCCCACCAATACTCTGCTTTCGTTTATGAAACTTGGCCTGGACCGGCGGACCGGGTTGAACCGGTTCCTAACATCTTGGAAGTCCAAAGATGACCCGGGAATCGGCAACTACTCATTTCGAGTAGTTACAACTGGGTACCCTCAAGCAGTCACATACATGGGTCGGACTATATCATGGCGTGCTGGATCTTGGACTGGCCTAAGATTGGTTGGTATACTGCCCAGAATGTTATCAAATTACTTCAATAATAGCTTTGTGAATAATCAAGATGAAACCACCCTTATGTACAGTACATTTTCAAATTCAGCTGACCCCAAAGTTATTTCTAAATTGGTGGTGGATGAATCAGGAATTATTCGACGGTCTTTATGGCAGGAGAATACATGGGCCGAAATTTGGTTCCTCCCACAAGAGTTGTGCGATAAGTATTTGCATTGCGGTCCAAATAGTTATTGTGACCCACACAATTTGGTCATTTCCAAGTGCGAGTGCTTTCCTGGATTTGAACCCAAGTCATCTCGTGATTGCATGAGGGAAAAGCAAGGAGTGTCCATGTGCAACAATGGAGAAGGGTTCGTGAAGTTGGCACATATGAAGTTGCCGGATACTTCAACAGCACAAGCGGACATGAGTTTGAGTATGAAAGAGTGTGAGCAAAAGTGTTTGAGGAATTGTTCTTGTATGGCTTATGCAAGTACAAATGAGAGTGAGGGAGGGATTGGTTGCTTGACATGGCAAGGGGACTTGGTGGACGCAAGAACATATCCTGATGTAGGACAAGATTTATACATACGTGTGGATGCAGTTGTATTAG cTCAACATGCTAAGAAAAATGGTCTTACTCAGAAAAAGAGGATGCTGGCAATTCTGGGAGTTTCTGTTGCTGTAATGTTTCTTCTTATAGTTTCAGTTGTGTATTGTTTtgtaatgaagaagaagaaag AGATGAGGCATGGCACAAATTCAGATAGTGCTGACTCCACCTTAACATACTTCGAGGACTCTCCGAGTAGAAAGGACCTCGATGGAACTAGAAGAAATTCAAATTTACCATTATTTGATCTAAGAATCATAATTGCAGCTACAGATAACTTCTCTATTGCTAACAAGCTTGGCCAAGGTGGTTTTGGCCCAGTTTATAAG GGTTTGCTACAAAATAGAATGGAGATAGTAGTAAAAAGACTATCAAAATGCTCTGGACAAGGAATAGAACAATTCAAAACAGAAGTTGTACTAATTGCTAAACTCCAACATAGAAACCTTGTGAGAATTTTAGGTTGTTGCATTCACAAAGAAGAGAAGATGTTGATCTATGAGTACTTGCCAAATAAAAGCCTGGATTCTTTCATTTTTG ATGAAACAAAAAGGTCATGCTTAGATTGGGTAAAGCGATTTGAGATTATTTGCGGAATTGCTCGAGGGATCTTATATCTtcatcaagattcaagattaaGAATTATCCATAGAGATTTAAAGGCCAGCAATGTTCTACTTGACAATGCATTGaatccaaaaatttcagattttggtaTGGCTAGAATTGTTGGAGGGGATCAAATTGAAGCTAATACAAATTGCATTGTTGGAACATT TGGTTATATGTCACCTGAGTATGCAATGCAAGGACTATTTTCAATAAAGTCTGATGTATATAGCTTTGGGGTATTGCTGTTAGAGATCATTACTGGTAAAAAGAACAGTTCTTACCATCATGATGGTCCTTCTGCAAATTTGATTGGACAT GTTTGGGACCTATGGAGAGAAGACAATTCCATGAAAATAGTTGACCCATTACTAGATGAGGCATACCCTGCTAATGAAGTTTCAAGATGCATTCAAATTGGACTTTTGTGCGTGCAAGAACATGCAACAGACCGGCCAACCATGTCAACTGTTGTTTTCATGTTGGGTAATGACACTCATCTTCCTTCTCCAAAACAACCTGCATTTATTTTGATGGGTACTTACAATAGTACAAATGGATCAACTAGTGCAGCATCTAATTCAGTAAATGAAATAACACTTTCTAAAATTGATGGTCGTTGA
- the LOC115960340 gene encoding G-type lectin S-receptor-like serine/threonine-protein kinase RKS1 isoform X3, giving the protein MMNPAEGNTSLLLLSLLLVCPICASLDTITPDQPLKDGQLLLSNQKTFALGFFSPGRSSHRYVGIWFNQITEQTVVWVANRDAPLNDTSGVLSINSEGNLVLHTQNQTTPIWSTNVSFSVSFTNNSMAKLLDMGNLILVQQDSQRWQSFDYPTNTLLSFMKLGLDRRTGLNRFLTSWKSKDDPGIGNYSFRVVTTGYPQAVTYMGRTISWRAGSWTGLRLVGILPRMLSNYFNNSFVNNQDETTLMYSTFSNSADPKVISKLVVDESGIIRRSLWQENTWAEIWFLPQELCDKYLHCGPNSYCDPHNLVISKCECFPGFEPKSSRDCMREKQGVSMCNNGEGFVKLAHMKLPDTSTAQADMSLSMKECEQKCLRNCSCMAYASTNESEGGIGCLTWQGDLVDARTYPDVGQDLYIRVDAVVLEMRHGTNSDSADSTLTYFEDSPSRKDLDGTRRNSNLPLFDLRIIIAATDNFSIANKLGQGGFGPVYKGLLQNRMEIVVKRLSKCSGQGIEQFKTEVVLIAKLQHRNLVRILGCCIHKEEKMLIYEYLPNKSLDSFIFDETKRSCLDWVKRFEIICGIARGILYLHQDSRLRIIHRDLKASNVLLDNALNPKISDFGMARIVGGDQIEANTNCIVGTFGYMSPEYAMQGLFSIKSDVYSFGVLLLEIITGKKNSSYHHDGPSANLIGHVWDLWREDNSMKIVDPLLDEAYPANEVSRCIQIGLLCVQEHATDRPTMSTVVFMLGNDTHLPSPKQPAFILMGTYNSTNGSTSAASNSVNEITLSKIDGR; this is encoded by the exons atgatgaatCCTGCTGAAGGGAATACATCATTGCTTCTTCTCTCCCTTCTTCTTGTTTGCCCAATCTGCGCTTCCCTTGACACCATAACACCAGACCAACCCCTCAAGGATGGTCAACTTCTGCTCTCAAACCAGAAAACCTTTGCACTTGGGTTTTTCAGCCCCGGCCGTTCCAGTCACCGCTACGTTGGAATTTGGTTTAACCAAATCACCGAACAAACCGTTGTGTGGGTTGCAAACAGAGACGCTCCTCTCAATGATACCTCCGGAGTCCTCTCCATCAACAGTGAGGGAAACCTTGTACTTCACACCCAAAACCAAACCACTCCTATTTGGTCCACCaatgtttctttttctgtcTCATTCACAAATAATTCTATGGCTAAGCTCTTAGATATGGGAAATCTTATTTTGGTTCAACAAGACAGCCAACGTTGGCAAAGTTTTGATTATCCCACCAATACTCTGCTTTCGTTTATGAAACTTGGCCTGGACCGGCGGACCGGGTTGAACCGGTTCCTAACATCTTGGAAGTCCAAAGATGACCCGGGAATCGGCAACTACTCATTTCGAGTAGTTACAACTGGGTACCCTCAAGCAGTCACATACATGGGTCGGACTATATCATGGCGTGCTGGATCTTGGACTGGCCTAAGATTGGTTGGTATACTGCCCAGAATGTTATCAAATTACTTCAATAATAGCTTTGTGAATAATCAAGATGAAACCACCCTTATGTACAGTACATTTTCAAATTCAGCTGACCCCAAAGTTATTTCTAAATTGGTGGTGGATGAATCAGGAATTATTCGACGGTCTTTATGGCAGGAGAATACATGGGCCGAAATTTGGTTCCTCCCACAAGAGTTGTGCGATAAGTATTTGCATTGCGGTCCAAATAGTTATTGTGACCCACACAATTTGGTCATTTCCAAGTGCGAGTGCTTTCCTGGATTTGAACCCAAGTCATCTCGTGATTGCATGAGGGAAAAGCAAGGAGTGTCCATGTGCAACAATGGAGAAGGGTTCGTGAAGTTGGCACATATGAAGTTGCCGGATACTTCAACAGCACAAGCGGACATGAGTTTGAGTATGAAAGAGTGTGAGCAAAAGTGTTTGAGGAATTGTTCTTGTATGGCTTATGCAAGTACAAATGAGAGTGAGGGAGGGATTGGTTGCTTGACATGGCAAGGGGACTTGGTGGACGCAAGAACATATCCTGATGTAGGACAAGATTTATACATACGTGTGGATGCAGTTGTATTAG AGATGAGGCATGGCACAAATTCAGATAGTGCTGACTCCACCTTAACATACTTCGAGGACTCTCCGAGTAGAAAGGACCTCGATGGAACTAGAAGAAATTCAAATTTACCATTATTTGATCTAAGAATCATAATTGCAGCTACAGATAACTTCTCTATTGCTAACAAGCTTGGCCAAGGTGGTTTTGGCCCAGTTTATAAG GGTTTGCTACAAAATAGAATGGAGATAGTAGTAAAAAGACTATCAAAATGCTCTGGACAAGGAATAGAACAATTCAAAACAGAAGTTGTACTAATTGCTAAACTCCAACATAGAAACCTTGTGAGAATTTTAGGTTGTTGCATTCACAAAGAAGAGAAGATGTTGATCTATGAGTACTTGCCAAATAAAAGCCTGGATTCTTTCATTTTTG ATGAAACAAAAAGGTCATGCTTAGATTGGGTAAAGCGATTTGAGATTATTTGCGGAATTGCTCGAGGGATCTTATATCTtcatcaagattcaagattaaGAATTATCCATAGAGATTTAAAGGCCAGCAATGTTCTACTTGACAATGCATTGaatccaaaaatttcagattttggtaTGGCTAGAATTGTTGGAGGGGATCAAATTGAAGCTAATACAAATTGCATTGTTGGAACATT TGGTTATATGTCACCTGAGTATGCAATGCAAGGACTATTTTCAATAAAGTCTGATGTATATAGCTTTGGGGTATTGCTGTTAGAGATCATTACTGGTAAAAAGAACAGTTCTTACCATCATGATGGTCCTTCTGCAAATTTGATTGGACAT GTTTGGGACCTATGGAGAGAAGACAATTCCATGAAAATAGTTGACCCATTACTAGATGAGGCATACCCTGCTAATGAAGTTTCAAGATGCATTCAAATTGGACTTTTGTGCGTGCAAGAACATGCAACAGACCGGCCAACCATGTCAACTGTTGTTTTCATGTTGGGTAATGACACTCATCTTCCTTCTCCAAAACAACCTGCATTTATTTTGATGGGTACTTACAATAGTACAAATGGATCAACTAGTGCAGCATCTAATTCAGTAAATGAAATAACACTTTCTAAAATTGATGGTCGTTGA